Genomic window (Ailuropoda melanoleuca isolate Jingjing chromosome 7, ASM200744v2, whole genome shotgun sequence):
GGGAAGTACCTTGAGTACGTTGCCAGATTCCAGCTGCAGAAAGCTCCCGTCTTCAACCTCGACGGTAAGCACGGCCCTTGGGACACCTGCCCCCGAGCCCAGGCCACTGCGCTGGGGCCCCGTCTGCCGGGCCTGGAACCCCCGTGGCAGGAACAGGCACAAGACCAGAGCCGTTGAAAACACGGCCAGCCTCCCCGGGGCCCCCATGTGGTCAGGCCAGTGCTGGGAGCCTCGCCTGCCAGATGGCACGAAGCCCCTAGAACAGAGTGACCTGGGCACAACACCCGTCTCCATTCGGCGGATTCGGATGCTGGGGTCAGAGAGGCTTGGAAACAAGGCCAACACCGCACAGCAGAGCCTCTCgccccacaccccttccctgTGCACCATTCAGTCCATCAACACACACCCAGGCTGGGCTGTTCGGGGGTGGGAAGCATGGAGAACAAGACCGACACACCCTCCAGCCCTCACTCGGGTCACATGGGGTCACCGGAGGCCTGTCCCTGATTTGTCAGGGGAAACGGAGCCCGGAGCAGGGGAGCACGGCTGTGCTGCGGGGTCACCAGCTCCCGGCGGCGAGGGGAGCAAACAGAGGGGCGGGTGGGGTGGTGGAGTCTGGGTCAAAGCGAGGGCGGGGGGGCCATGGGTGCTGGACGGCAGAAGGCAAGCAGCTCCCCAGTGAGGGACGCCGGCTGCACGCTGGGTTTGGTTGGTTTTAAAGGGAATGGACGAAGCCTTGGAATTCCCATCTTGTTCTCTCCCCTCCACAGCCCGGTGCCCCCCAGCCGAAGCCTAGGTCAGGGCCGCCGGAGACTTCGTGCCCGGTCCTCCTGACCCCTGCCTTCACCTCCCTACGCTCCACCTGCCTTGCTTGCCCCAGTGCCTCCCAATCCCTCGGCCGCCTGAGGCAGCCCCCCCAGCCTGAGCCCGGCCCCCTGCTTGCCCCCTTCCTGGCCTCTCCCAGCAGGACCCGGGGGCGTGAGAACACTCTGAGTGGCCAGGAGGGGACGGGCAGCCCCCAGAGCTCTGGGCCACATTGAACGCAGCACTGCAGTGTGGCAGGGGGGCCACCCGGGGAGTCTTCGGGGGCACAACCCCGCTAGGGGTGGGCCGGCGCTCCTCTGACCTGCTTCCACCTGGGTCCTGCTCTGGGACAGCTCCAGAGAGGTGCGCTGGGCCCGGGAGCCAAGCCGCACGTGCCCGGCCAGGTCAGAGAGTGGTGAGTGCGCACAGCACCTGTTCACGCTCTCCCCCGGACAGCCAGGGAAACAGGCCCGCGCACCTGCACGCCGGGGAGCTGGGACAGGCCAGCGCCCTCTCCTGAAAGTCAAGGGTGCCACCAGGGCAGTGCATGGACCAACGGCGCTGCTCTGCCCGGGGCAGCCAGGGACCACCCACCGAAGGGCAGGCTCTCCAGAAACTGGGTCAGGGCCTCCATACTCACCATCTGGAAATGCCGGAGACAGGTATGACCTGACCCTGCCCAGCAACGCCCCGACAACGACAAGGCCTCCCGGGAGGCCCCACGCCCCGGAAGGCTGCGCGAGGTCAGCGCTGTGACAAACCAGTTGGCTCCTTGCGGATGTCTCCCTGCGGCTCACTCAGATGCCGGAGACGAGCAGGTGCTCAAGCATGACGCTGCCCTGTGAACCAGGACACCCATATCGGAGAGATGGAATGGACATCGTACAATGAGAAAGTAATGCTCAGACGTTTAGCAAGAAATCTGCGGAACTTATACGGAAAAAAATTTTCAAGCCCTTACCCCGggacagtgaaaaaaaaagacttaaatgtataTGGGTATTCCTGCCTAGTGTTCgatatcataaatatttaataacccTCAAGTTAACCTGTCCATCCAAGCAATTCAGTCAATATTCCAGTGGGGGGGGGCCTGGGCGGCTCagatctgccttgggctcaggtcatgatctcagggtcctgggctcgagtccctgagtcaggatccctgctcagcggggaggctgcttctcccactgcctctccccctgcttgtgtgctttctctgtcaaacaaataaataaaatctttaagaaacaatATTCCAGTGGGATCTTTACCCCAAACCACAAACCTGAATCTAGAATCCACATGAAAGAACAAAAGTTGTGAAATGTTTCAGAGAGAAGTCACACAGATATACGGTTCTGTTGTAACGAGTAGGAACCGACAGCGATTACAGTTGTGTGGAATTCCCTCAGGGACAGAAAGAACGACGCGCGAACAGAGTCAAGGAACGAACACTGGCAAGTATGGTAACAATGCAGTATACAAATGGCCCATCTTGAAGGGCgtgatttattcaataaaaagtgTTGGGGGAGATGGCAAGAGATGTGGAGGAAAACATAAGGTTAGCTATCTCACTCTTTGCATTACCTTAAAATTCATTCCTGATTGAttccaaataaacacaaaacctTGAAAGGTCTGCACTGTCTGTAACTCAGAGATGGGACCCTACTCTACGGACACAGATATCAGGGGAAAAGATGGTAATAATGTTTTCAGTGCATCAAAAACATTGTCACCAAAATTGAAACCcaaacctgaaattaatattgacAAGAAGCTTGATAGAGGGCTCACATCACATCTCGGAAGCTATCCATCAAAGTTCATGAGAAAGAAACCCAGTGTGAGAAAAGCGAACGAAACACGGAAGCCGATCATTTGTACGATCACAAATCAGACAGCCGATCATTATAGCCTAAGAGGGGGTTTGGCTTCACAAAGAATCCCAGAAAAAGAGATGCTATTTTTACTTATCAGGTTGGcgaaattaaatttatttttacagctCAGTTAGCGCCCGCCGTGTGGGGAAGCATGCTTTTGTTCAGAGGGATGGATATGGAGGCCATTCTGGGGGGACCCAGCTTTCATATCCTCTGGACAGACTTGTTCATGGACCTGAAATTCTACACATTAACACATTCACCTGTCCTCATCCCGAAGAAGCCAAGGAACTCGGGGCTTTCTGTCTGACCCCATTAAAGACAGAATGTTAGAACCCCTTCCAGGAAGTCCCCCACGCTTGCCCACCAGGTGTCGGGCCGATGGGGGGGGGatctgcttttgtttgtctgagtgaagccctcctctctctccaggccTGACCCGAGAGAGCTCGCACCAGGCTTGGGCTTGTAGGGCTCTGTGGCTCAGGGaatgtctgttttctctgttttgaaaTGTTCACAGAATTTGTTTTTGAGCGCTCCTGATGCCCAGGAATGGCGGTCACTGAACATAGCATCGTCATTCGGTCAAAGGGGGCAGCTGCCGAAAAAAGCAGGACCCACTAGCGCTGGACGAACGCGTCCTTCACAAGCACCCTCAGGATGGATGGCGGGGGAGGTGGCGTGACACGATGGGGGGCCCCGGGCTCGGCCCCAGGTggagccccgcccccagcctgctTTCCGGGAAGCTATGGTCAGTGGTCCTTGGGATTTTACTGTTTCACTTGCTGTCTGGGGAACGCTCGCGGTCGTGCTCCCTCCGGCGGCCGCGACACGGCCCCACAGACGGGCGGCTTGAACATCAGAAGCGTCTTCCCACCTCCTGGAGGCTGGCAGGGCCACTcgtccctctgtgtctgtgtgtcctgaGCTTCTGTCCCACCAGGTCCCCAGTCCGCTTGGATCGGGACCCACCTCGTGACCTCATTTACTGTAACTACTCTGTGGAGACCCCGTGTCCAGGAAGCCATGAGCTGCAGCGCTGGGGACGTGACACAGGCGTGACACTGACCAACGCTGGCTACTGTCCCACGAAGGacccttctgcccctctgccctcccagggACACTCAAAGCCCTCTCTGCCCTAAACAGACGGCCGCTGTGCTGCCCGCCACGGCGGCCTGTCCCCTCCCATGGGAAGTGGCTACCCCTTCCGGGGCCACCGTGCTGCCCCCGCCAGCCCCGTCCCCCTCCTCGATTTTAGCGCTTCTGATTTGCAAAAGCAAGGCCGTGAGCGGTCTCCTGTGCCATGCGGCGCCACCGGCTGCTTCGGGACACAACTCTGACTTCCCCAAGTACCTCCCACGCCTCGCTGTACCCGGCACACTGCCTCTGCCGCACAGCGCAGGGCGTACGCTCTTTATCATGAATCCACGTGCTGCAGCTTTAAAAATAACGACCGCCTGTCTCTGTAATGACAGAAGACAGGTGTGCATTTGGTAGGAAGCCTGCAGGTCACCTGCGTCCTTCACATGCTGGACAGAGACTATTCGAGGGGATTAGACACAGCCGCGCACCCCAGGACGGAGGCACGTCACGTGTTCTACGAGTGAGCTGATGAACattcattattttccctttattttaatcctttgcccatttgtgtgtatatatatttttctgaactgcactctttttccattaaaaaatcattttttgccTCCTGAATGACGAGCCGGCTCTCTACCATATATAGATCCCAGCATCACTGCGATGAAACATTAAATAATCACTTTTATTCCGTATCCTGCATGGACCAAACTGGACGGTTCAAAACTGCAAGGAGAAACATTTCCTACGGATGGCGTCAGCGCTTACGCCCCGGAAACCAGGAGAGCTTTCGGACGCCCTCTGTGCTCAGGAATCACCGCGGTCGGTCGCAGGAGGGGCCGGCGAGTCAGAAGCCCGTCTGGGAGCACTGCGCTGCCTTGACCAACCAAACCTGTCCTGGGGGCCACAGCGCCGTGTCCCAGCTGTACTCCGGAGACAGCAGCTTGGAGGGCTTGCGGATGACAAATACTTGTTCAGGTGTCTCTCGTAGGTGCTGTTCAGCCCATCTTCCTTGTCGCGAATAACCCGTCCAGATATTCGTTGATGAAATTTAACATCTCCGGGGGCGTGCCGCCAATGACCGCGCCATCATAGAAGTCCTCCTGTCCTAACGGGATGCACGCCGCTGCTCTGGGTGTCCTCTCGTAAGGGAGGTCCTCCGTGTCTTTAAATACCACCAGGCATGGAGCTGAGCCACGGACGTGCCCAGGGTCTCCACCCCAAAGTCATTGTGGAAGACCCTATTGGCCGTCATGCTGAAGAGAAAGTCAACTTCGTCCCGAATGTGCCCTTCTATGTGCGCAGCGAAATTCTTCATGTGCGTGAGGTGAAAGTCGTCCCGGCCATTTCCTCCGATGCTGAATACCTGGAATGTCCGCAGAGGCCCCGGCTGCAGGTGGGGCCGCCTGCAGACGGCATCGACCAGGATGTAAAAGACAACCCTGTCACCGGTCAGGAAGTGCTCACTGGCCGATCGCATGAACAGCTCCAGGTGCCGATCTGCAATCCTGcaaaacacacacgcacagaggGCGACGCTCCCTAAACACTTTCAGGAGAAGGACACGTGTCAGCAAACGTGTTGTCTAACGGACGAGTCACCGATGCTGCGGGACCCCCCGCGGGTAAGGGTAGGCAGGTCAGGTCTGCGGTTCCGACCGCACTGGTTAGTAAGACAGGATGTAGTGAAGCAGGGGGTCTGAGAAAACTCTTTAACGTTTTGAAACAACAGCTGGAAAGAAAGGAACTGTGAGCTAAACAATATCAGGAAAGACAGCTGAGGGGCACGAATGACCCTCCTAAGCGAGGAGAAAACCACGTCACGGTTTTGGACGGGACAGCCAGGTACAACGGTCGTGGGTACCTTCGGGCAGCTTCTGGAGAAAGAAGGTCCCCGCGTGCTCGTTCGCAATTACCTGCCAGGAGCAAGGACAGCCAAGCCTACGGTGAGGTTCTGTGCTCCATAGTAGTCTTCCAGCATCTGCCTATCGAAAGTGCCTTCCCATATAACCGGAGCAAGCCAGTCTGTGGTCGTTAGAACGTCAGGGCGTTTTCTGTTGAACAAAGGAGAACCAAGTAAAGCAGGCCCTGCCTTTACTACGACCGCAGCAGAGGCCGCCTGAGAGATACCTGCTAACGCTTAGAGCACTTacacgtgccaggcactgggtcGAGGTGGCTTAAGCAGCTCACCCAATCGCTGCAGTGTCCTGTGTGCTATGTAATAAGCACTATTTTGGTCCTTGTTCTTGgtgtggggaaacagaggcatagGTTGGGTGAGTGAGCTGCCTAATCCCACAGAGCTAACACACGTGGGTCGGTATGCGAGACCCAGCAATTGCTGCCTTTGAGCCCAGGGGCCGCCTTCTCTGAGCTCCACTCAGCTTAGATGTAGGCAGCCCAGAGTCAGAGCATCCTCTGATACCACCTGAAGCCAGTGCTGCAAGCACAGTGCCTCCACCTCCCCACATCTCCCTAAGTCCTTCagttctccttccccctcctcttctctctcccccctctccctagGAGATCGAGAAGACACTTTTCTTTAAACCTCTCCTCCTTGCGTTACGTCCATCAGTCCCACGcaccagaaataaaaagatgagtccagaaagggacagagacatTAGGTTTGCTTCCAGTAACAGAACTTAAAacatgcaaggctggttcaacatttgaaaatcatgtgATGCACCTACCATTCCAAGAAACTGAAGAGCAGTCAGATACCCATATcaattaacacagaaaaaaaaaaattagacaaagtCCAACAACCATTcataatgaaaaaagagagagagaagacaaattcccagaaaaataggaatagaggggaaTCACCTAAACTTGATAAAGAAGATCTATAAAATTCCCATGGCtcacatcatacttaatgatgaaagactgcaTGCTTTCTCCCTAAAACTGGGAAGAAGGCAAGGATGCTCACCCTCACCAACTCTTATTCAACAGAGTCGTGTGAATTCTAGCCattgcaataaggcaagaaaaggaaatgaagcactggactggaaaggaaaaagtaacaaTGTCCCTGTTTACAGAAGACTTGCCTACATACAAAATCCTACAAAATCTGCCAAAAGATCTCcaagaactaataagtgaattcgGCAAGGTCACAGGATGATACGAGATCAGCACACACTAAATTTAATCTCACTTCCGTCTACTAACAAAGAGCATgcagaaactgaaattaaaaacacaatgccaTTTACAGTTGctcccaagaaaatgaaatattttgatacaCCACTGTACCCACTACAAGTAAGTCACTCCCTGCAGCCCCCGGCAACAGCTCATCTACTTGCTGTCGGTGTCTGTCTTTGCTTATCCtgggaatttcatataaatggaatcatgccatatgtggtcttttgtgcttggcttctttcacttcccCTGTTCCCAGGGGGGTTCTAtattgtagcatgaatcagtacttcattccttttatggctaaataatattatatggtacagattttgtttattcactcatcagccgatagacattttggttgtttacATTTCTCAGCTGTTATCAACAGTATTGCTATGAACACTTCTCTGCAAGATTTTctgtaaacatatatttttaattctctcgGATATATACCTAGAGGTGAAATTTCTGGGTTGTCCTGTATTTCATGGCTAACTTTTTGAGGATGTGCCAAACGTTTCCAAGCAGCCTGTTCTGTTGGCAGCACCAAGCAGCATAAAGCAAGAACTTTGGGGACTGACATCGGGCACTGGCTTTCGAAAATGCCGGGCACGATCTTCTGGGCTGGACA
Coding sequences:
- the GLT6D1 gene encoding LOW QUALITY PROTEIN: putative glycosyltransferase 6 domain-containing protein 1 (The sequence of the model RefSeq protein was modified relative to this genomic sequence to represent the inferred CDS: inserted 3 bases in 3 codons); the protein is MRASDLPSRCTASNLGLLGVLDEVGELRLSDWFNPRKRPDVLTTTDWLAPVIWEGTFDRQMLEDYYGAQNLTVGLAVLAPGRIADRHLELFMRSASEHFLTGDRVVFYILVDAVCRRPHLQPGPLRTFQVFSIGGNGRDDFHLTHMKNFAAHIEGHIRDEVDFLFSMTANRVFHNDFGVETLGTSVAQLHAWWYXKDTEDLPYERTPRAAACIPLGQEDFYDGAVIGGTPPEMLNFINEYLDGXIRDKEDGLNSTYERHLNKYLXIRKPSKLLSPEYSWDTALWPPGQVWLVKAAQCSQTGF